One genomic window of Monomorium pharaonis isolate MP-MQ-018 unplaced genomic scaffold, ASM1337386v2 scaffold_434, whole genome shotgun sequence includes the following:
- the LOC105837981 gene encoding zinc finger matrin-type protein 5: MGKAYYCDYCNRAFKDEVETRKKHISSVQHATNRTSHYNMFKDPETILTEESSKTPCKRYMNKGDCAFGSGCRFSHYTPSMIWELQQLVAMKNSKVSAVQPRDGWPNSEDIIKEYFENVIDPSGTEDLNHPVWSTTSGLVDNPYLPPSLQPIMSERTMNCNFSKWG; this comes from the exons ATGGGTAAGGCATATTATTGTGACTACTGCAACAGAGCTTTTAAGGATGAAGTCGAAACCCGCAAAAAGCATATATCCAGTGTGCAGCACGCGACAAATCGAACGAGTCATTACAACATGTTCAAAG ACCCGGAGACGATATTGACGGAGGAATCCAGCAAAACTCCGTGTAAACGTTATATGAACAAAGGAGATTGCGCTTTTGGTTCAGGTTGTCGATTTTCGCATTACACGCCATCAATGATATGGGAACTTCAACAGCTTG tTGCAATGAAAAACTCGAAAGTCTCGGCAGTTCAACCGAGGGACGGCTGGCCAAATTCTGAGGATATCATCAAGGAATACTTCGAGAACGTGATCGACCCGAGCGGCACCGAGGATCTCAATCATCCGGTGTGGAGTACCACGTCGGGATTAGTCGATAATCCTTATTTACCGCCGTCCTTGCAGCCCATTATGTCGGAAAGGACGATGAATTGCAATTTTAGTAAATGGGGTTGA